In SAR202 cluster bacterium, one genomic interval encodes:
- a CDS encoding protein phosphatase, giving the protein MINKEALPLGFSWIAPGLVGGSRGPRSGRDLALLRGAGVQALVRLEPGALAASLHGEAEALGLDDLHEPVQDFTPPSLEQLERIVDFIEARLKEGKSVGVSCTFGLGRTGTALACWLVSTGLEAEVAINRVRRLRPGSIEVEGQEEAVRAYEVWRRGRIGKAE; this is encoded by the coding sequence ATGATAAATAAAGAAGCGCTGCCTTTAGGGTTTAGCTGGATTGCGCCGGGGCTGGTGGGTGGGAGTCGGGGGCCTCGGTCTGGTAGGGATTTGGCGCTGCTTAGGGGTGCGGGCGTGCAGGCGCTGGTGCGGCTGGAGCCGGGGGCGCTGGCGGCGTCGCTGCATGGGGAGGCGGAGGCGCTGGGGCTGGACGATTTGCACGAGCCGGTGCAGGACTTTACGCCGCCGTCGTTGGAGCAGTTGGAGCGGATTGTGGACTTTATTGAGGCGAGGCTGAAGGAAGGGAAGTCGGTGGGGGTGTCTTGCACCTTTGGGTTGGGCCGGACGGGGACGGCGCTGGCCTGCTGGCTGGTGTCGACGGGGCTGGAGGCGGAGGTGGCGATAAATCGTGTGCGGCGGCTGAGGCCGGGGTCGATTGAGGTGGAGGGGCAGGAGGAGGCGGTGAGGGCGTATGAGGTGTGGCGGAGGGGGAGAATAGGAAAGGCTGAGTAA
- a CDS encoding amidohydrolase, translating into MVDKKLVISSDSHIVEPPNLWTDRMDAKKWGDRIPHVVPGDLYDQWLADHQKVGVIGTFGATAGLRFERPQDIVREGRIADVRPGGYDPKARVKDIDMDGVYGEVIYPSIGLELFSMRDAAFARQVFHAYNDWVADFCRQLPHRLRGVAMLIIDDDIEAGITDLRQAAAQHFAGAMISVYPSPEHNYASPMYEPFWNAVEEVDLPLSLHVSTNRPDTQAPKRENLAAQSGGNRVNAEYWLRQSLCHLIYSGVFERHPGVKVVNVEHDLAWIPFFIQRMDVTYIERPTQTPYRFKSAALPSDFMRRNVFHSFQEDGLGVRDRGLIGPDNLLWGSDYPHAESTFPKSQQILESILEGVPEEDRLKIIGGNTKRLYKIT; encoded by the coding sequence ATGGTGGACAAAAAGCTGGTTATCTCCTCTGACTCCCACATTGTAGAACCTCCCAACCTCTGGACCGACCGCATGGACGCCAAGAAATGGGGAGACCGCATTCCCCACGTCGTCCCCGGCGACCTCTACGACCAATGGCTCGCAGACCACCAAAAGGTGGGCGTCATCGGCACCTTCGGCGCCACCGCCGGCCTCCGCTTTGAAAGACCCCAGGACATAGTCCGCGAAGGCCGCATCGCCGATGTCCGCCCCGGCGGCTACGACCCCAAAGCCCGCGTCAAGGACATCGATATGGACGGCGTCTACGGCGAAGTCATTTATCCTTCCATCGGGCTGGAGCTTTTCAGCATGAGGGACGCCGCCTTCGCCCGCCAGGTCTTCCACGCCTACAACGACTGGGTGGCAGACTTCTGCCGCCAGCTTCCCCACCGCCTCCGCGGCGTCGCCATGCTAATAATCGATGACGATATCGAGGCTGGCATCACCGACCTCCGGCAGGCCGCCGCCCAGCACTTTGCCGGCGCCATGATCAGCGTCTACCCCTCTCCCGAGCACAACTACGCCAGTCCTATGTACGAACCCTTCTGGAACGCCGTAGAGGAAGTAGACCTGCCCCTCAGCCTCCACGTCTCCACCAACCGTCCCGACACCCAGGCCCCCAAGCGCGAGAACCTGGCCGCCCAGTCCGGCGGCAATCGCGTCAACGCCGAGTACTGGCTCCGCCAGTCCCTATGCCACCTCATCTACTCCGGCGTCTTCGAGCGGCATCCGGGCGTCAAGGTGGTCAACGTGGAGCACGACCTGGCCTGGATACCCTTCTTTATCCAACGCATGGACGTCACCTACATCGAGCGTCCCACCCAGACCCCGTACCGATTTAAGAGCGCCGCCCTCCCCAGCGACTTCATGCGCCGCAACGTCTTTCATAGCTTCCAGGAGGACGGATTGGGCGTCCGTGACCGCGGCCTCATCGGCCCCGACAACCTCCTCTGGGGCTCTGACTATCCCCATGCGGAGTCCACCTTCCCCAAGTCGCAGCAGATTTTGGAGAGTATTCTTGAAGGCGTCCCGGAAGAAGATAGGCTCAAAATCATCGGTGGCAACACCAAGCGGCTGTACAAGATCACGTGA
- a CDS encoding amidohydrolase → MRSPPSPSRSRFWRVFLKASRKKIGSKSSVATPSGCTRSRDRVAGVTMIKPLILSSDSHIVEPPTLWTDRMDKKRWGDRIPHTVRQHHQSRGLTYDQWYVDGHAVGTIGGASTAGMRFANPSDIKLEGSFADVLPGGYDPHAHVQDLDVDGIEADVIYSSVATNMYAVSDSTYLRAVFSAYNDWLTDFCAYSPSRLKGIAHILTDDNMEAGLAELRRAAKLGLCGAMIPIYPRPPEFYDQPLYEPLWAIAQDLDMPLSLHIGTRRPGSHTLGAQGKIIQGPADRSNTDYWVRMSLGHIIFSGVLERYPDLRLVNVEQDLSWIPYFMDRMDTTYRDRPFQATYRFKNAMLPSDFMRRNVYHSFQEDALGVQLRHIIGVDKLVWGSDYPHTESTFPKSQEILQRILKGVPEEEKEMILSKNTAKLYKL, encoded by the coding sequence ATGCGGAGTCCACCTTCCCCAAGTCGCAGCAGATTTTGGAGAGTATTCTTGAAGGCGTCCCGGAAGAAGATAGGCTCAAAATCATCGGTGGCAACACCAAGCGGCTGTACAAGATCACGTGACCGAGTTGCAGGAGTCACCATGATCAAGCCCCTCATCCTCTCCTCTGACTCCCACATCGTCGAGCCGCCCACTCTCTGGACCGACCGCATGGACAAAAAGCGCTGGGGCGACCGCATCCCCCACACCGTCCGCCAGCACCACCAGTCCCGCGGCCTCACCTACGACCAGTGGTACGTGGACGGCCACGCTGTCGGCACCATCGGCGGCGCCTCCACCGCCGGCATGCGCTTCGCCAACCCCAGCGACATCAAACTTGAGGGCTCCTTCGCCGATGTCCTCCCCGGCGGTTACGACCCCCACGCCCATGTCCAAGACCTTGACGTCGATGGCATCGAGGCCGACGTTATCTACTCCTCCGTGGCCACCAACATGTACGCCGTCTCCGACTCCACCTACCTCCGTGCCGTCTTCTCTGCCTACAACGATTGGCTCACCGACTTCTGTGCCTACTCCCCTAGCCGCCTTAAAGGCATTGCCCACATCCTCACCGACGATAACATGGAAGCCGGCCTCGCCGAGCTCCGACGCGCCGCCAAACTCGGCCTCTGCGGCGCCATGATTCCCATCTACCCGCGGCCCCCAGAGTTTTACGACCAGCCCCTCTACGAGCCCCTGTGGGCCATCGCCCAGGACCTGGACATGCCCCTCAGCCTTCACATCGGCACGCGGCGGCCCGGAAGCCACACCCTCGGCGCCCAGGGCAAAATCATCCAGGGCCCCGCCGACCGCTCCAACACCGACTACTGGGTCCGCATGTCTCTGGGCCACATCATCTTCTCCGGCGTTCTAGAGCGTTACCCTGACCTGCGACTCGTGAACGTGGAGCAAGACCTATCGTGGATTCCCTACTTCATGGACCGCATGGACACCACCTACCGAGACCGGCCCTTCCAGGCCACCTATCGATTCAAAAACGCCATGCTCCCTAGCGATTTTATGCGACGTAACGTTTATCACAGCTTCCAGGAAGATGCCCTGGGTGTCCAGCTCCGCCACATCATCGGCGTCGATAAGCTGGTCTGGGGCTCGGACTACCCCCACACCGAGTCCACCTTCCCCAAGTCCCAGGAGATATTGCAACGAATCCTTAAAGGTGTGCCGGAAGAAGAGAAGGAAATGATCCTTAGCAAGAACACCGCAAAGCTGTATAAGCTTTAG
- a CDS encoding amidohydrolase produces MPALYADLIIRNAAIYTIDPRHPKARSLAIRDRKFVAVGQNQDTDELEGPNTRVLDLQGKTVLPGFIDAHCHVLSSGTRHVMQVDTDLRSIGAIQKDLKDRARKTPASEWVLGFKFDDTKTSEKRFLTRQDLDAVTTGHPLMVAHQAGHVYFFNSKGLEAAGFHNETEDPPGGRLGRDESTGQLNGQVYGRAIERVLTDVLPEPGDDDRRRGLDLMMKMFASHGITSAHDAMVSNGDLRIYQEARANERIPMRLYLLMFRDHFPALRDAGIKTGLGDTTLRIGGIKMVSDGAIATRTAYLSQPYIGSCCNHGIRNMTPEETEARVLDMHKAGFQACIHSNGDAAIDMVLTAYEKAQKAFPRPDPRHRIEHCSVVNPSILQRMKAAGVTATPFCSYVYYHGEKMPFYGEERLEWMFAQRSFIDYGVNSTGASDYPCSPMSPLMGIQSCVTRQDSSGRAWGPSQRITVDEALRLYTINGAYASFEEKLKGSIQIGKLGDLVVLGADPARVDAHAIKDIPVEMTIVGGEIVYRR; encoded by the coding sequence ATGCCCGCCCTCTACGCCGACCTCATTATCCGCAACGCCGCCATTTACACCATCGACCCCCGCCATCCCAAAGCCCGCTCCCTCGCCATCCGAGACCGCAAGTTCGTCGCCGTCGGCCAGAACCAGGACACCGACGAGCTGGAAGGCCCCAACACCCGCGTCCTCGACCTCCAGGGCAAGACCGTCCTCCCCGGCTTCATCGACGCCCACTGCCACGTCCTCAGCAGCGGCACCCGCCACGTCATGCAGGTGGATACAGACCTCCGTTCCATCGGCGCCATCCAGAAAGACCTGAAAGACCGCGCCCGCAAGACCCCCGCCAGCGAGTGGGTCCTGGGCTTCAAGTTCGATGACACCAAGACCTCCGAAAAGCGCTTCCTCACCCGCCAGGACCTCGACGCCGTCACCACCGGCCATCCCCTCATGGTGGCCCACCAGGCCGGCCACGTCTATTTCTTCAACTCCAAAGGACTGGAAGCCGCCGGCTTTCATAACGAGACCGAGGACCCGCCCGGCGGACGCCTGGGCCGAGACGAGTCGACAGGCCAGCTCAACGGCCAGGTCTATGGCCGCGCCATCGAACGCGTCCTGACCGACGTCCTCCCTGAGCCCGGCGACGATGACCGGCGACGCGGCCTGGACTTAATGATGAAGATGTTCGCCAGCCACGGCATCACCAGCGCCCACGACGCCATGGTCTCTAACGGCGACCTCCGCATCTACCAGGAGGCCAGGGCCAACGAACGCATCCCAATGCGCCTCTACCTCCTCATGTTTCGAGACCACTTCCCCGCCCTGCGAGACGCCGGCATCAAGACCGGCCTCGGCGATACCACCCTCCGCATCGGCGGCATCAAGATGGTTTCCGACGGCGCCATCGCCACCCGCACCGCCTACCTCTCCCAGCCGTATATCGGTTCCTGCTGCAACCATGGCATCCGCAACATGACACCCGAGGAGACTGAAGCGCGCGTCCTGGATATGCACAAAGCTGGCTTCCAGGCCTGCATCCACTCCAATGGCGACGCCGCCATCGATATGGTGCTCACCGCCTACGAGAAGGCCCAGAAAGCCTTCCCCCGCCCCGACCCCCGCCATCGCATCGAGCACTGCAGCGTGGTCAACCCGTCAATCCTCCAGCGAATGAAGGCCGCCGGCGTCACCGCCACCCCCTTCTGCTCCTACGTCTACTACCACGGCGAGAAGATGCCTTTCTATGGCGAGGAGCGGCTCGAGTGGATGTTCGCCCAGCGTTCTTTTATCGACTACGGCGTTAACTCCACCGGCGCGTCCGACTACCCTTGCAGCCCCATGTCACCCCTCATGGGCATTCAGAGCTGCGTCACGCGTCAGGACTCATCAGGCCGCGCCTGGGGCCCCAGCCAGCGCATCACCGTTGACGAAGCCCTGCGCCTTTACACCATTAACGGCGCTTACGCCTCCTTCGAGGAAAAACTCAAAGGCAGCATCCAAATCGGCAAGCTGGGCGACCTGGTGGTCCTCGGCGCCGACCCCGCCCGCGTCGATGCCCACGCCATAAAGGACATCCCCGTCGAGATGACCATCGTCGGCGGCGAGATCGTCTATCGGCGTTAG
- a CDS encoding sulfopyruvate decarboxylase subunit beta encodes MHRFDATKVVLKVIGSKPIPIVANLGPTTDELWHAGDRPRNFYTWGSMGLCSSMALGMALSTEEQVVSLDGDGSLLMNLGAFSTIAREKPKNLIVIVWDNEEWGQTGHQPSHTAFGTDLAKVAAGCGIPHTATVSSEEQLETTFRQSLRTPGPWVIVAKIKETEHLPYAPIEPEMVLHRFRATFPRAKTNPLTEPWIRPNDARKKNSAKAKSKK; translated from the coding sequence TTGCATAGATTCGACGCCACCAAAGTAGTCCTCAAAGTCATCGGCAGCAAACCTATCCCCATCGTCGCCAACCTGGGCCCCACTACGGACGAGCTCTGGCACGCCGGAGACCGGCCCCGCAACTTCTACACCTGGGGCTCCATGGGCCTCTGCTCCTCCATGGCCCTGGGCATGGCCCTCTCGACGGAAGAACAGGTCGTCTCATTGGACGGCGACGGTTCACTCCTTATGAACCTGGGCGCCTTCTCCACCATAGCCCGGGAGAAGCCCAAAAACCTCATCGTCATCGTTTGGGACAACGAGGAGTGGGGCCAGACCGGCCACCAGCCCTCCCACACCGCCTTCGGCACCGACCTCGCCAAAGTGGCCGCTGGCTGCGGCATTCCCCACACCGCCACCGTCAGCAGCGAAGAGCAGTTGGAAACAACCTTCCGACAGTCCCTCCGCACGCCGGGGCCGTGGGTCATCGTCGCTAAGATTAAAGAGACCGAGCATCTTCCCTACGCGCCCATCGAGCCGGAAATGGTCCTCCACCGCTTCCGCGCCACCTTCCCCCGCGCCAAGACCAACCCCCTCACCGAGCCCTGGATTCGCCCCAACGACGCCAGGAAGAAAAACAGTGCCAAGGCCAAGTCCAAAAAATAG
- a CDS encoding aminomethyl transferase family protein, giving the protein MATISASGSVDKEYRAARESAAVFDFSSWGRIKATGADTLDLLNRLSTNKTVGLKPGQGAPTILTSDKGRVIDLIYVYNLGLHILLVTSPGAAKPVMEWIDKYTIMDDCVLEDVSQKTSLLTVVGPRAAEVVDKMTALDVSNLPAFGSAKVSISGTEGWVLRWDQAEIKGYQLVTPSDATDGLRQAAVSAGATLGSAQSWDMLRVEAGIPAYDKELGERFNPLEAGLIGAIDFAKGCYVGQEVIARLDTYKKVQRRLVSLSFENADDIKEGAQLIHEGQSAGEVTSVAKLPGKHAGLGYVREGLISSGARLAIQGRGYAVILRSSQLFGPSK; this is encoded by the coding sequence ATGGCTACCATTAGCGCATCCGGCAGCGTCGATAAGGAATACCGGGCGGCCAGGGAAAGCGCCGCTGTCTTCGACTTCTCGTCCTGGGGCCGCATCAAGGCCACTGGGGCCGACACCCTGGACCTCCTCAACCGACTTTCCACCAACAAGACCGTCGGCCTCAAGCCCGGCCAGGGCGCGCCGACCATCCTCACCTCCGACAAGGGCCGTGTCATCGACCTCATCTACGTTTATAACCTTGGCCTCCACATCCTCCTCGTCACCAGCCCCGGCGCCGCCAAGCCCGTCATGGAATGGATCGACAAGTACACCATCATGGACGACTGCGTTCTGGAAGACGTTAGCCAGAAGACCTCGCTGCTCACAGTGGTTGGGCCACGCGCCGCCGAAGTCGTAGACAAGATGACGGCCTTAGACGTAAGTAACCTTCCAGCCTTCGGCTCCGCTAAAGTCTCCATCAGCGGCACGGAAGGCTGGGTGCTGCGGTGGGACCAGGCAGAAATTAAGGGTTATCAGCTAGTTACCCCTTCTGACGCCACTGACGGACTCCGCCAGGCGGCCGTATCTGCCGGCGCGACCCTTGGGAGCGCTCAGTCTTGGGATATGCTTCGAGTCGAAGCCGGGATCCCCGCCTACGACAAGGAACTCGGCGAGCGATTCAATCCCCTGGAAGCCGGTCTCATCGGCGCCATCGACTTCGCCAAGGGCTGCTACGTCGGCCAGGAGGTCATCGCCCGCCTGGACACCTATAAGAAAGTGCAGCGCCGCCTGGTCAGCCTATCCTTTGAAAACGCCGACGACATTAAAGAAGGCGCTCAGCTAATTCACGAAGGCCAGTCGGCAGGCGAAGTAACCTCCGTCGCTAAGCTGCCTGGCAAACACGCAGGCCTAGGTTATGTGCGAGAGGGTCTTATAAGCAGCGGCGCTCGTCTCGCTATTCAGGGTCGCGGCTATGCTGTTATCCTTAGGTCGTCACAGCTCTTCGGCCCCAGCAAGTAG
- the fabG gene encoding 3-oxoacyl-[acyl-carrier-protein] reductase gives MSLNGHVALVTGASRGIGRAIALRLAREGVKVGVNYNSGAAEAQKVVEEAAAMGSEAVALQANVSDEAQVAGMAQEVVKRWGRVDILVNNAGIRKDRLVMRMSAEEWDLVIDTNLKSAYLCSKAVLSQMIRQRRGRIINMSSVVGLSGNPGQANYAASKAGLIGLTKTIAREVASRNITCNALAPGYIVTSMVETLPEELKRQVMERVPMGRLGTPEDVAGIVAFLCGDEAAYITGQVIGVDGGLAI, from the coding sequence ATGAGCCTTAACGGACACGTGGCCCTGGTCACCGGCGCGTCCAGGGGTATTGGCCGCGCGATAGCCCTTAGGTTGGCGAGGGAGGGGGTCAAGGTAGGCGTCAACTACAATTCGGGCGCCGCCGAGGCCCAAAAGGTGGTGGAGGAGGCGGCGGCGATGGGGAGCGAGGCGGTGGCGCTGCAGGCCAACGTGTCGGACGAGGCGCAGGTGGCGGGGATGGCGCAGGAGGTGGTTAAGAGGTGGGGTAGGGTGGACATCCTGGTCAACAACGCGGGCATTCGCAAGGACCGGCTGGTAATGCGCATGAGCGCAGAGGAGTGGGACTTGGTTATCGACACCAATCTGAAGAGCGCATACTTGTGCTCCAAGGCAGTGCTGTCGCAGATGATACGGCAGCGGCGAGGTCGGATTATCAACATGTCGTCGGTGGTGGGGCTGTCGGGAAACCCTGGGCAGGCCAACTACGCGGCGTCGAAGGCGGGACTTATCGGCCTGACCAAGACCATCGCGCGAGAGGTGGCGAGCCGGAATATTACATGCAACGCCCTGGCGCCGGGATACATTGTTACCAGCATGGTGGAGACGCTGCCGGAGGAGTTGAAAAGGCAGGTTATGGAGCGGGTGCCGATGGGCCGGCTGGGTACGCCGGAGGACGTGGCGGGGATTGTGGCGTTCCTGTGCGGCGACGAGGCGGCTTATATCACGGGGCAGGTGATAGGGGTGGACGGCGGGCTGGCGATTTAG
- a CDS encoding iron-sulfur cluster assembly accessory protein translates to MTSATETKPIGITVTEKAAKALKRIAVKEGHPEDNFALRVGVKGGGCSGLVYVLSIVKNESQETDRVVDDGGIRIFIDKKSYIFLAGTELDFSDGLNGKGFVFANPNAKKACGCGNSFAV, encoded by the coding sequence ATGACTTCCGCCACCGAGACCAAGCCCATAGGCATTACGGTCACTGAAAAAGCGGCCAAAGCTCTCAAGCGCATCGCCGTTAAGGAAGGCCACCCCGAAGACAATTTCGCCCTCCGGGTCGGCGTAAAAGGCGGCGGCTGCTCCGGCCTGGTGTATGTCCTCAGCATCGTCAAGAACGAGTCCCAGGAGACCGACCGCGTGGTGGACGACGGCGGCATCCGCATCTTCATCGATAAGAAAAGCTACATCTTCCTCGCCGGCACCGAGCTCGACTTCTCCGACGGCCTTAACGGCAAGGGCTTCGTCTTCGCCAACCCCAACGCCAAGAAGGCCTGCGGCTGCGGCAACTCCTTCGCGGTCTAA
- the plsX gene encoding phosphate acyltransferase PlsX: MTSQPTAGPRPVAIAVDAMGGDFAPQEVVKGAIEASKKLGVAVLLVGDQEQVETQLRTIDTGGAIYKVVPSQGRIEEGEHPAIALRRNPNVSVAVATGLVKMGKAQAMVSMGSTGGSMAAATLGLGLLGGLERPCVGGPILGALAPHTAILDLGSNIDCRPQQMLSFAMMGCVFARKFFGVDNPTVALLSVGAEEGKGNKQVKEAYPLFKQSHLNFIGNVEGNDLFSGKAHVVVCDGFVGNVLLKFAESVGDVLAGYFAKRLRGKMPDRELQVLGQEIWSLTNQSKRSSGPLFGVNGNVIVGHGASKAQEVAWAIETAKKCVDLDLANGIAKEFEQLKKAVET, encoded by the coding sequence ATGACCAGTCAACCTACCGCAGGGCCGCGGCCCGTGGCCATCGCAGTCGACGCCATGGGCGGGGACTTTGCGCCTCAAGAGGTGGTGAAGGGAGCCATTGAAGCCTCGAAGAAGCTGGGGGTGGCGGTGCTGCTGGTGGGCGATCAGGAGCAGGTGGAGACGCAATTGAGAACTATTGACACCGGCGGCGCGATATATAAGGTTGTGCCCTCCCAGGGGCGCATCGAAGAGGGGGAGCATCCGGCTATTGCGCTTCGCAGGAACCCCAACGTGTCGGTGGCGGTGGCGACAGGGCTGGTGAAGATGGGCAAGGCGCAGGCGATGGTGAGTATGGGGTCGACGGGCGGGTCTATGGCTGCCGCTACTTTAGGGCTGGGGCTGCTGGGCGGGCTGGAGAGGCCGTGCGTGGGCGGGCCGATCCTGGGCGCCCTGGCCCCGCACACGGCCATATTGGACCTGGGCAGCAACATAGACTGCCGGCCTCAGCAGATGCTGAGCTTCGCCATGATGGGGTGCGTGTTCGCTCGAAAGTTCTTTGGCGTAGACAATCCAACGGTGGCGCTGCTGAGCGTGGGGGCGGAGGAGGGAAAGGGGAACAAGCAGGTCAAGGAGGCGTACCCCCTATTCAAACAGAGCCATCTGAACTTCATCGGCAACGTAGAGGGGAACGACCTGTTCAGCGGCAAGGCCCACGTGGTGGTGTGCGACGGGTTTGTCGGCAACGTGCTGCTGAAATTCGCCGAAAGCGTGGGCGATGTGCTGGCGGGGTATTTCGCGAAGCGGCTGAGGGGGAAGATGCCGGATAGGGAGCTGCAGGTGCTGGGCCAGGAGATATGGAGCCTTACCAACCAGTCGAAGAGGAGCAGCGGGCCGCTCTTCGGCGTCAACGGCAACGTCATCGTCGGCCATGGAGCGTCCAAGGCCCAGGAGGTGGCGTGGGCTATTGAGACGGCGAAGAAGTGCGTGGACCTGGACCTGGCCAACGGCATCGCCAAGGAGTTTGAGCAGTTGAAGAAGGCCGTGGAGACCTAG